Proteins encoded in a region of the Zea mays cultivar B73 chromosome 2, Zm-B73-REFERENCE-NAM-5.0, whole genome shotgun sequence genome:
- the LOC103644046 gene encoding proline-rich protein 36-like: MCSSSRGYLAPEYTIQGQLNKKRDVYSFGVLLLEIVSGRCHTDPRLPVDEQFLLEKVWTLYEFDDLESIIDRTLKRDLDPSYAPLTLPTPTPATVAPPCSPHPQHSATRPPQLDAPCSATPPPSSRRGCPRAPPHSLCRPNLRSRCLHFPSRRRFLCITSHAADLPRTEPARPTMPGATPSPQRRPLHGVVGCLEALASPSPCTRLGCPNCSNAMPPPHRPLCAAAQSRCDRPWRSPRVP, from the exons ATGTGTTCATCTTCCAGAGGATATCTTGCACCAGAGTACACCATTCAAGGGCAGTTGAACAAAAAGCGCGATGTCTATAGCTTTGGTGTGCTGCTGTTGGAGATTGTCAGTGGCAGATGCCACACTGATCCTAGATTACCCGTTGACGAGCAGTTCCTCCTAGAAAAG GTCTGGACACTCTATGAGTTCGATGATCTCGAGAGCATCATTGATAGGACACTAAAGCGTGATTTGGACCCGTCCTACGCTCCCCTCACGTTGCCCACCCCCACCCCAGCCACCGTCGCGCCGCCCTGTTCTCCCCATCCTCAGCACTCCGCTACACGCCCGCCGCAGCTCGACGCCCCGTGCTCGGCGACTCCCCCTCCGTCCTCTCGCCGAGGCTGCCCTCGTGCTCCCCCACACTCGCTGTGTCGCCCGAATCTGCGCTCGCGATGCCTTCACTTCCCCTCGCGCCGCCGTTTCCTCTGCATCACCAGCCATGCCGCCGACTTGCCTAGGACGGAGCCCGCCCGACCAACCATGCCAGGCGCCACGCCGTCCCCTCAGCGTCGTCCTCTCCACGGTGTGGTCGGCTGTCTCGAAGCCCTCGCGTCCCCTAGCCCATGCACCCGCCTCGGATGCCCCAACTGCTCGAACGCCATGCCCCCGCCTCACCGTCCCCTCTGCGCAGCCGCGCAGTCGCGGTGCGACCGGCCGTGGAGGAGCCCTCGCGTCCCCTAA